ttctctgtgagaaaaatattaggatatttaaaaaaaattatataggaaaaaaaaaaaaaaagttaattgaagtaacaaaaaaaagttcatacaataatataaaatatagcTAAATTATAGAGTATATTTGGTTCATTTCAAAATGAATGAATTCAACATGAagttttaatattattatagtaattattaaaaaagaaccttattttttttaatttattcattcgaattatattatattatattatattatattatattattatatatatgtatatatattataatacctaagaataaaaatttatgagattgtataaaatatttactGATAAGATATTAACGGtggtaatatatttttagaatgtatatatattaatatcctttttgttaaaaataaatatacatatatatttataaatattattttatttatccATTTTGCTATTCATTTAtcatgaatatatataaatggtTTAACAAAACTGTAAtaaaattgttatataaatatttatatatatataaatatattctcTCTCCAGACTTCTTTTAGTAAACATAAATTTTGGTATCTGTATTCTTAAATTTGTTTAGACCTTTTTCATGTgatatgttattattaaatttcTCATTATCATGATAATTTGATTGTGccattttaaaatttaagattttaaaatttcttttatttgaatttctatgtattttataacCTAGGTCTAAAAAGGAATTTTGTTTTTGgatattaaatatattattaggttcttttttttctatcGATTCTTTATGATTACTTAATACTTTTGTGTGTGATGTGTTTTTTAGTGGTAAATTGTTCgtcataattttttttttttttttactgtgagtactattattttttgattttttattatcagttatattttgttttgtttgATTTGAtttgtttaattttttatttaatttttgtgATTTTAGATTCTTTTTTGAATCAAGTACTGATGTATTTTTcgaataatttttttgtgggttattttttatattgccttctattttgtttttcctataatttatttggtctgttattattattttttttttgtccttaattttattattcgTTTCTATTGGaatatgttcattttttacatttgATTTAATgtttgaatttttttttttttttttatgttcttttattgtttttaattttaaagctgtatttttttttatataattttctttttcgaaaagagatataatatatttatcaaaaagatgatgattattatgatatCGATGTACtgatatattttgaattttCCTATGTATTTGTATCATTTTATAGATAGAAATTTTATCTAATATTAACATTTGTgtatttttcataaattcatataatgAATAGCGAATAAGTTGAAGactataaataatttttaatcCTTTCCTTTTGCCAATTAATTCCGCTTTCCCTTtaattttcctttttctttCAACATCATTtatgttaatataattataagcTACTTTTTTCTTGGTTTTAAGAATATAGCTGTTAGCCCATATTTGGACAATGAGGTTTTCTATAT
The genomic region above belongs to Plasmodium reichenowi strain SY57 chromosome 13, whole genome shotgun sequence and contains:
- a CDS encoding hypothetical protein (conserved Plasmodium protein, unknown function); protein product: MPWEENEMVVLHFTIHDVYDNVENKISLEEKPYIKFYWKNKKYKNYLKYFTDEINWFSEFFLPYKIGDYIENLIVQIWANSYILKTKKKVAYNYININDVERKRKIKGKAELIGKRKGLKIIYSLQLIRYSLYEFMKNTQMLILDKISIYKMIQIHRKIQNISVHRYHNNHHLFDKYIISLFEKENYIKKNTALKLKTIKEHKKKKKNSNIKSNVKNEHIPIETNNKIKDKKKIIITDQINYRKNKIEGNIKNNPQKNYSKNTSVLDSKKNLKSQKLNKKLNKSNQTKQNITDNKKSKNNSTHSKKKKKIMTNNLPLKNTSHTKVLSNHKESIEKKEPNNIFNIQKQNSFLDLGYKIHRNSNKRNFKILNFKMAQSNYHDNEKFNNNISHEKGLNKFKNTDTKIYVY